A single region of the Drosophila takahashii strain IR98-3 E-12201 chromosome 2R, DtakHiC1v2, whole genome shotgun sequence genome encodes:
- the RpL38 gene encoding large ribosomal subunit protein eL38 — protein MPREIKEVKDFLNKARRSDARAVKIKKNPTNTKFKIRCSRFLYTLVVQDKEKADKIKQSLPPGLQVKEVK, from the coding sequence ATGCCGCGGGAAATTAAAGAAGTCAAAGACTTCCTGAATAAAGCACGCCGTTCAGATGCGCGTGCTGTAAAAATCAAGAAGAATCCGACTAACACCAAATTTAAAATCCGTTGCTCCAGGTTTCTTTATACCCTTGTGGTGCAGGATAAAGAAAAAGCCGACAAAATTAAGCAGTCACTTCCTCCAGGACTACAAGTAAAGGAGGTGAAATGA